CAATCAACATATTTATGGGAATTCTGTATTGTACTTAtaattctcaataaatttaagggCAATAAAGATAATGTTAAAAATGATTGAGAATAAATTTAATACTATGAATTTAAGACATTAATAATCCCAAATTATTCCATTGGAAATGTAATGTCATTGATTATTAACATCTCAACAAGGTCACCGAAGACCTCCATGTCACTAAGTTCAGTGAACGAACATCAATCCTCTTTCTACTTAACTTCCCAGGTTTACCAGTCAAACTGTTTTTCACTCTCTTgaaacattctttctttctctggattcAATGATACCATATTCTCTTCTTGTTTTTGTCTTCCTAcgtttcttttcttctgccttaATTGTAGACACATTCTTCTCTGCTTGGTTTTTAAATATTGTGGTTCCTCAAGGCTCTGTTCTAGGACCTCTTCTCTACTCAACCTTCTATTCTCTTCCCTCAGCAATCACACTGTCCCCATGAAATTATCATCTATATACTAATGTCACCTAAATTTCGACCTTAGTCTTAGACTTCTATTATATTTCCAATTAACTTCAACTTCGCCATGTGAATATCTCAACAGTTCCTTGAACTCAACACACCCAAGAACAAACTTACAATATTCCACTTAAATAGTATCTTCTTCCAGTGTTCTCCATCCCAGAATAGCTTCCCCATCTGACTGTGTATCCCAGAAAGCCAGGTGGCATccttcatccattcttctctgcTACATCCCATATCCAATCCATTACTTGGAACTCTTGATTTTACAGCCTCTGCCCATATGCCTTTTTCATCCAACAATTTTTATCCGTTTTTACTATCAACATTTTAGTACAAGGTAAAATCATCTTACCACTAGTGACAGGCTCATTGCCCTCCATACATTCACTGTGGCTCCCTATGACTTTGTTCTCCATGCTAGAACAGATCAGCCTTTCAAAAAATGCAAATCTTTTCATGTTAACTCTACTAAAAATCCTACATTGGCTAAAAATCCAACATGTCACAGAATTCTCCATCTCCTAACGGGCCCCCTCTGTATAAACTATACTACTTAGTGTAATGTTCTATAAGAGCTTACATTATCTTTTAGTTTTTCTGCCTTCAATTTCTGCCCCAAATTAGGGAAATTAATGGAGATGCCAGAAGATTGGCACCAACTCTAACCTCTGTGCAAAGTGATTAGGAggaagttttattgttttcattttcgaTGAAAAAGTGTTTATTTGCCTCAGTTCATATTCTATAGATAAGAATACTTTCAAAAGGTATAGAAGCTCCATGCCAGATTAAAGCTGAGTTATGTAAGGATAAAGCAAGTCCAGTGTTCAAGTCATGAGCTCAAGGACCCTTTATATATCATGGTGGTGCTTCTTACCCATATTTAAACTTTACAGGTTTAAAGATGGATTGTCAGGTTTTGTCCTCCTAATACACTGTGAAGTAGCTTTGCAATTTTATCAGTTCACTTTCTTATCCTCTCTAGCCTTTATTTGTCTGATAAGTAAAATAGGATAATAAGATTACCTATGACACAGAGTTAGTTTGACGATTAAATAACAAAGTATGCAAAGCACAGAGCTTGGCAAGTAGCAATGATCAATggtgtttgttattatttttgtttgtaatcATCATAAAATCCATCTTAAGGAAGCCATTTAGATTGATGTCAGTTTTTTCTTCAGAGGAAAGGAGTACCAAGGATTTGAACAATGGTTTTTGTTGGTTCAATTCATTGTATCATTGGTTTTGTTTTAGcagataaatacatattttgtaactGAAAGCAGTTCGAATTTATCTTATAATTATTCCTCCTCAGAAAAGTTACACCTTCTCTTACTTGGTGTTATTGTAAACTGATAAcaatatccttttttcttttttctttttgtcataaCATTTCCAGCTCCTAGAAGAATCTTGTCAGTTGGGAGTCCTCAGGCACAAAGTACACTGTGCTATTTTTGTCTTTGGGATAATTTCTGCTGGTGGCAGAGACTCTACTGTCCCCTGATGGCAAATACTGTCTTCCATTGGTTCAGTGTTTTAGCTCAGAAACCTACAATTATCTTTAGATAGTCGTAAATTTAGCTGGCAGAGCCCGAGTTGCTCCTCCATTCTGACCTGGAATTATTGATCTTGTAGTGGAAACAGCACTTGCCCTGTGCAGTTCAGAGCAGGGATCCTTAGTTAGGACTCTCCCAGACATTACCTCCTCATCAACACCAACATACATTACCTTCCTCTACAGCAGAATTACTTTATATTATCTCCTTAAAGAATTATATGTTAATTAACCTCTTGGAGATCCAATTTTGCTGCCAGAGCCTGACTCTCAACAGATAGGATCCTGAAACTTTCTCCCCAAACTCTGATGTCTTTTCTAACTTCTTACCTTTGACAAGGAGTTACTTCAAACTTGTCTGGGTCCTAGTGTGGATTTCAGTGATACACAACCTATACTTGTGTAAAGATGTGAACTCAGATTTGTAGGGAACACAAGCTTCTTTTTCTATAATCCACTTTAAGTTCAATTCTGAACTGCCTGTTCCAAAGGGTTGGTAATGCCATGGTCTTTGCCGATTTCTGGTGTCCTGCCTTTTTCCCCCCTATGGTTGGATCTAAATTTCATAATGTCTACTAGCATGGTGGTAAATTATGGAGTTGGGAGCTCTGGTTCTCAATGGCTTCTGTTTTCATAGGCATCCAATGGGAACTGGACAACCTAACTCAGTCATCAGTTCTCTCATGCCTCTAGTAAGTCCAGAGTCCCTTCTGCAGACTCCCTTGTAAGTGTGGACGCTGTCTTTCCTCTTCCATGGCACACTTTGGTATGCAGGGATATTGTTTCGTTTCCACTCCAAATTAAGAGTGTAGCAAATCTTTGGGAGTCTGTCTAGTTTCCCTATACTTCCTTTCACTATGAATTCATATTCTCTCTGTAGGGCCTGCCATCTTCTGGGACTATATTCAGGAATCCAGGCAAACTTTCTCTCAGTTCTCACAAACCTATCTATGGAGATTTGCTGGCTTTTCAGGGATGTGACCAGAGAACACGGTTCAGATTCTCCATCCTTAGAGAAAATCTGCCTCGCCATTGCGTCCCCTCCCACTCTCTTCTCTACCATCCATAGACCCCCAGATATCTTCCCATCCCCCCTTTTCCAGCCCAGGAGATAGGtttatttgctttagttttacTATTTTCTGCAAGTGGAAAGCCATGattttagaaaaaatgttttgtcCAAATCTCTTTGTATGCCAGGTGTCTTTTATGTTCCTATAAAGCCAAGCCTTATAAACCAAAGCCAGGAAGAGATTCCCTTTCCccctctgctttctttgctgtcacATCTGTCTCTTAAGGTAGTGGGCACAGAATGCCTAGCTGCTTGTTTGGGCAGagtgacagaaaaagagaatcaaagaaGAGAATATTGGGTAGGGGAAGCAGTGTGTTAATACTATCCCACCACACTTATGAGGAAcatgcagaaataaaataatgatgctCTTAGAGCAATTGTTCATACCTCTATCCAGAGGAAATCATGTCCTTAGCCCTAAGAAAGAGTGCATGGTCTTCTCTGCTTCTTGCTACAGATGGTGAGATTTCAGAACTCAAGCTCTGTTTTAAGTAAGCAGACTGACAATGGGACAGGTTTTCTTCTAGAAGGACTTATCTTTTCACTAGAGATCAGTTCTAGAGTGGTTTTGAAAGGTATGATTCTATTATTCGGGTTTATTCTAGGAATATAACAGTTTATATAAAGCTGTTACTTTACTGTGAAAAATCTACACACAGTGAAACATTTAGGTTAGTCTTTTACACCCAGAAACATGTACAACAGGAAGAATCATGTTATGTTTCCTGAGAATGCAGAGGCATCCTCAAAGCACCTTTGcagttttaactttcattttgaaatatattggTATTAGTAATTATTATAATGAAGTATTAGCTGTTTGATTAATAATAATTGCTTCCACTTATTGActactatgtgtcagatactGAAACacttaaataattcatttaatcctcataaaaaacCTTAATAAATACTATTATCTTAATTTACAGATAAGGCatagagaggctaagtaacttacATAAAGTCGCAAGGTATTAATCTACTAGAGACTGAATTTGAACCCAAAAGTCTGAAGGCAGAAAAGTGCTTAGCTATGCTGCCTAGTTAGTCATAATGATATTCATCATACTAATGAATAGTAGGTTAAGATGTAAAAGTTTGGACATCAATTCGTAagaaatttacattttacataaatttttatgtgCGGGAATGTAAATGGATCAGCATGAAAAACTGATAGACAACCTTCTTAAATTATACGTGGAAATGAAATTTCTTAacattcttttataaatattctcAACACTATTAGCATTCCATAAAACTCAttgattcattcaaaaatatttactgagcacctatgtgccaggcactgtgtaagtgctgaggacagagcaaTGAAAaacaccaaaccaaaccaaattcCTGTCCTCCTCTAGTTTAATGCTCATGAGAGATTAAATACATAACGCTAATAATTAGAATATTACAAGAGCTAAGAAACACAACACTTTTCAAAACCAGGCTTTATTAACAGTTGAGACTTCATATAAATAGGTAAAATGTTTACACAAATTCCCATAAAGGGTAAGTGGAGCATAATAATGCAGTTTTATTAGGAATCAAAACTGCTCTTTTGGACTCTCAGTTTCAGCTATCCGGATACCACTTAACACTGGTAACGTGAAGCTCAAACTGTAACAATAATGCCGCAACTATTATTAGGTACCACCAGGCCGTCAGGCATTGTGCTGAGTGATTTACGTCTCTAACTCTCAAAACGACCCTTTAAGGtaagcatttttatttccattttccagagACAAGCTGACTTTCAGAGAAGCGATCACACACCATTTAGTGGCGGACCTGAGGCTGGAATGCAGGATGGCCGTCTCCAAACCTCTTCTACACGACGACGGTAGGAAAAGCATGAAACACAagggaaaagaatggaaagaattgGGGTCACAACTTCAGCGAAAGAGAAAAGACTGAGAACTGGACGACAGAGTACAGACGACAAAACACCCGCCACCTCCAGCGCGCGGTGACGCCGGCGGGAGCCGGAGCCGGAAGTCGGGCCGCAGCTTCCGGACCTCTCGCCGGAAGTGCCGGTCAGCACCGCCTCCCGCGTTTCTCCGCAAGCTCGGCTCTGGGGTCGCAGTGGGCGCGCGCCCACGTGCTGTTCTGGTCTCTCTTCCAAACGTCTGTGGTCAGAATGTCGCACCCTTCCCCTCAAGCTAAGCCCTCCAGCCCCAGTAATCCCCGAGTGTTCTTTGATGTGGACATCGCAGGGGAGCGAGGTGAGCGGAGTCTGGTACACGCGGAACGGCCTTGAGGAGGCCGGGCTTCCCGGGGCTCGGGGCCCACCGAGGACGGGGCGCGGTTCGGGCTGGGTCGGCTGTGGCGCCAAGAGGCCGGGCTCCTGGAGCCGACCCAGGCCTCCAGGACTGGGTGGAGCCGGTGCGCCTGTATCAATGCCGTCGGTCGTGCGGAAGTGTCAGGAAATTGCTGGTTCGGTGATTGCAGTGGCCTTTAGGTTCGTCTCTCTTGATTTGGTAGCTCTTCCTCACCTTGCGCCATCAGGTTGGCATGTGACCATTCAGAACCTCCCACCCCCCGGGGTATGCGTCTGCAGGGCACCAGGCACGCCGTGTCTTTTGCCACGCGAGATATATCAGCAGTTgccattttgtttattaattaaagtgacttactgatttttaatttagaGGTGCAGTCAGGTTGgtgaatattttctctgttttggCATTGGGGAAAGGGGCTCACTTAGAGTTGTGGTTGCCCAGGCTACGGTAGCCGCTTGGAAGCGGCTACGGTCTTACTAATTAGCATATTGCTTTGTGATTGTTCTGAAGCGTGTTACAGTTGCTGGCCAGGCAGTATATATGTTTGAATGCTTATACAGACACATCAGGATTCAGGAACCCCGTGGGTGGTTAtggatacagacacacacatatgtgtagtTTGTTTTGGAACTAGTGCTAGGTTTATTTTTAACTGCTTTAGTTGTTGTCTAGAATGGGAACTTTTTGCTTCCGAGGCTGCACTATGCAGGTTCCACAGAGCACAAAGGCTGCAGCTATATCTAAAACTCCAACATCCCGACAAAGGATACGTCGTTTTCTCCTATTGCTTACTTGGTGATTGGAAATTTTGAGTACACATGGAAGAAATTACTCATACTTTAAAGCCATTTGTACTCCGTGGTCTCCCTGAGATTGTGGTAATCTTCTGACTATTGTATTAATGATCCTTTGTAAGATATAGAAAAGATTAAGTTCATCTAGATGATACCTTTGTAAgatgtgggaaaaaaataattgttttttttccccatgaaatATGATGCTAAATATTACTTAGATTAAATTTGAATATTAGAAGAACGACAAAAACTTGGTATCTCAGTCATCATAATTTTACAACtgtctttttatttgcttatttgatttGTTATTTTGCATACTGACAcgatttcaaatttttcttttagttggTCGAATTGTCTTAGAATTGTTTGCAGATATTGTACCTAAAACTGCAGAAAATTTTCGTGCATTGTGTACAGGAGAAAAAGGCATTGGACCCACCACTGGGAAACCTCTCCATTTCAAAGGATGCCCTTTCCATCGAAGTATGTGTAAATTTTCTGAGTCTGGTTCTTCTTCTGGCTAAGTCAAATCCTGTTCTGTAGGAGTTAGAGAAGAAAATGCTATAAAGGGGGTAAAGGTAAAACATTACTATTAATTCCCAAGAGGACACTTTGACATCCGAGGCAGTAGCTCAGCTTCATGAGAGCTGGATTCTGAAAGATGGAATTAATTATAGGAGGGTACTGAAGTTCATTTATAGAGTAATGGGCTACCCTAACTTCGCTGCTCCTGTATCTCCTCCCTGCATCGGAATTAGAGAAAGAAGGGTGTGGCCTTTATAAATAAGCAGTCCTTGCTAGCTTGACTGCCTGGTGACAAAAAAGTTATACCAATGTTTTGGGCAGGATTTTTTCGGAAGGCTGCACCATATTTATTTAAAGACTGTGTCTTGGAGACTTTAAATGATGATTGATGAAAAGATGACATTTAATACTGCATATTGTATTTTGTTAGTCATACCTTCGTTTAGCGATTTTTTTGGTATGTCCCCCAATAGACCTTAGATTCCATGAATTCAGGAACTATAGTTCACCTTTGAACAACCCAGGTTTGAATtatgtgggtccacttatatgcagatttttttcagtaaatatattggaaacatttttgaaaatgtatagcAATATGAAAAAACATCTCTTTtagtgtaagaatacagtatgtaatacacaAATCTGTTTGTTATtgataaggcttctggtcaatggTAGGCTATAAAGttttgggagagtcaaaagttGTATGCAGAGTTTTGACTGCAGAGCGTTGGCTTAACTTCTGCATTGTTCAAGTCTTAACCATCCTCTTACCAATTTGTCTTTAGTGTCTAGTATAGTTATTGAGTAGGCACTCAATGTTTGTTTAATGAATAGACACTTTGACAAGTTTGACAAGTTTGACAAGTAAGTTAAACTATAATCATGAGTaggtactgtttttaaaaaagacaggaaaaattttcaaaatatttaaacttgGTCTGTTTTCATGTTTGTTTACCAAAATATGCTAATAAAGTGTAGTATTTGGAAAAGAGTTCACATAGCAGGCTTGAAACTGCTATCCTAAGAAAAGTTTGCTTGCAAGTGTTGCTTGCCATAAGCAAGAACTCGATAACTTAGCACTTGAACCATTCCCTGAATCATACAGGTAGTTTACAATGCCTAGACTGTACAATTTGATTTACgctgaacacctgctttctttttgGGAGTCTGGAATTTTGGTACATGCCAGGCAGAGAGCATCTCCATGATCAACCCCAGTAGAAACCTTGAGTGCTGAGTCTCTAATGAGAGCATCTCCATGATCAGCGCCAGTAGAAACCCTGAGTGCTGAGTCTCTAATGGGTTTTCTTGTTAAGAATCACTGTACACATGTTGCTGCATTTTCTTTGCTGGTGATGGATGTGTTTTGTGACCTTTCATGGGTGGGTGAAGGAATAAGAAAGCACGTGGGTTCCTCCAGACTCTGcctgtatcttttttctttatcactCAGCTGTGTATCCTTACTCCATCACTGTGGTACACCAAATATGAGTCCCATGGAGTCTCTGAACTTGGGGTTGGTCTTGAGAACCCTTGACACCAAGTGATGATAACTGCTAAAGTGCTTCTGTTATGGTGTAACAAATCTTCTGGCAGTAGTCTTTATTCAGTAGACATTATTGAGTAATATGTGTCCAGCCAAGCacacaaggaagaaaacagagctgCTATATTTAAGCAGCTGTTTGCTGGAAGAGACAGATTGTTACGATATGTTATAAAATAGTGGTAGAGCCAAGATTCTGTGGCAGAAAATTAAGAGATCCAACTTTGGGGTCTCAGTAATTTTGTTGAGGAGCCACCATTTGAACTAATACTTTGATTGTTAGGGACCAGGCAGTAAAAGTAGTTTGGACTCAGATTGTGAAGTTTTTTTAAGAGTTTAGAGTTGTGGGGATGTGTGGGGAAAGACAGTGGACATGACTGAAGTTATGTTTTAGGACGTTGTGTTTATTACATATTCATTAGTTAACATTGCTCTAGTTACCTATATCTTAAATTCTGAaacctgtttctctttttttgtagttATTAAGAAATTTATGATTCAGGGTGGAGACTTCTCCAATCAGAATGGGACAGGTGGAGAAAGTATTTATGGTGAAAAATTTGAAGATGAAAATTTCTATTACATGGTAAAGTAGATAAAAAAGCTTGTTTGTTGCTTATCAAAAGGGTTGTTAAATGTCTGGGATACTTGTTGGGTTAAGACACCAGTAAATACCTCAAGTGTGCTTAGATCCTcctttttcatatttgtaaatatgcatctttaaaatagaaaaatttcatCCATTAATTTTATTTGGCAAAAATACGACAGTTACTTCAGTGCGATCCAGGTTTACATACTCCAGTAAAGTCCACCATGTGGTAAAATTGTTTCCAGGAAAAGTGTTCTCATTATTGAAGCATGGTAACTTGTACATCTTTATGCTTGAATTTGAAGAGCAACAAAACCATCACTAATATCCAGGATGTCAAGAGATTTGCAAACTAGCAGATATAGTTAATGTCCATGCTCCTAAAGGACAGTAGTGATACTGTGCCATCTTATCTTCATTGTCCCAAGATGTAATTGGGGCATATTGCATCATTCAAGTAATAAGAATGGACATGTAAGTACAAAAGTAAAGTGCTATCTTTGGAAATAAGGAATATGAGCAAGGTAATtaggataatttgaaaaaaaaataacatcagtCTTTTAAACAGTATTTATTGGCTGcaactatatatattttgtactttCACCTCACCAAAGTGTTTACAAAAATGAAAGGCCTTGATTACAAGGAATTTATAATATTATCAAGAAGATTAAAACACATGGGAGGTAATAAAATATGCAAGTACATGATAAATTGATAGAGACTTTCTGTATATACTACGGGAGAAATGATTTGTATGGTCCAAAACTGTCTGGGAAGATACTGATGTTAAGTTGTTACTTAAGCTAAGCAAACTGGGCCTTGCAAGGTGGCTGAGATTCTGTTATATAGGAACTAAACTATAGAAGGGCAGTTTGAAGGAGGGATGTGAGAGGAAAGACAAAGGCAGTAGGGGGCTGAGGACATGAAGTTAATATTCTATTTAATATCGTGGGTCAAGCACCAAACGTTTGGAAAGGACAAAGGGAAACtaccagaagaaagaaaactgagactgTGGTGATAGTGTTGACTAAATCTTGCTTTCTTCAAACTTGGTGGCCTtgagtggagaaagacaaataccatatgatttcacttatttgtggaatataaaaacagagcaaaataaaaggaacaaaacagcagtacacTCATAGACACTTGAGAAGTgatgtggttaccatggggagggtggggggataaaagggcataaattctcaatcataatataagttaatCACAGGGATGATACTACAGCATGGgaaatatagccagtgattctgtaacatcttcctatgttgacagatagtaactgcactagtcggggtgagggtttaataatattggtaactgttgaaccactgtgttgtatatatttgaaaccaatatgagattgtatatcaacagtacttcaataaaaaaagaaaaacttgggtCCCTTGAAAGGTGAATTAAAGTAGGGGTACAAGGCATTTTAGGTGGGAAGACTAACTTGAGAGGTACAATGCACGACCCAACAAGGAGTACTCTTAGAAAGTCCAAGGATAAAGTGGTAGATGAAAAATTGGTTTTCATAGAAATTTGATTTCAAGATGTGTGCAGCAGTTTCTTTAGGGCCTTCTCAAGAAGTGATTCACCTGGGATGTAAGTGATTTCACCTGGAATTTTGAGATCAGGGAAGTACCTGACCTAATGTCCTGTTTAAAATGAACATCCCATTGCCACCCCCAGTTTATTGATAAGTAAAGGAAGAATCATAATGTAGGCTCATAAAAGTGGGAAAACTGTTCAGTTCTTCTCCAAAAAAAATCCATCATAAAAAAGGACAATCTGTAATTACTAGATTTCCCTAATGTGGCATCTTCATCTTAAAGATGAAGTATAAGCAATTTTTCAATATGGCCAATTTAGAAATCACCCCCCCCCACTATTGTTTCTCTTAATTATTGGTTTCATAAGCTTTTCTTAAAGTTTGAAAAGTGATTGAGTACCCATGTTTTGTGAATAAAAGTTTGCAATTTATACAAAGTAAAATTACACTACATTGCTCTAAACAGTACTACAGTCCACACTAGTTTTATGTGAatggttaataaaaaaaaacagttcagaCTGGTGTCTCTAACCttggttttcttttaataatttttatttctgcagcATGATAAGGAGGGTTTACTAAGCATGGCAAATGCAGGCTGTAACACAAATGGTTCTCAGTTCTTTATGACAACCGTTCCAACTCCTCATTTGGATGGGAAACATGTGGTATTTGGCCAAGTGATTAAAGGAATGGGTGTGGCAAGGATGCTGGAAAATGTAGAAGTAAAAGGTGAAAAACCCACCAAAGTAAGTAAAACTAGTGAAACCTGTATTTCCTCAGCTGCTATCTTAAAGAACTATAATTAAAGGGATCAGGTGATTATTTGCTGGAAAAATGTTAGGGTGACTTGGTATAAaggcctggctctgctactttttctttgaaattttttgtaATGGGAAAGATGAGAGCAGTTTAAAAGGAGTGTTTTATTATTTCGTCTGCAGTCTTAGTGGTTGTAGGTTACTTAACTCTTCTGTACCTGCAAAACTTTGAGTTAGTATGTATACTAATACTTAGTAGGAAGAGGACAGGAAACCAAGAATCTTGTCTAGACTCTGCTGTTTAACTGGTGACTTGACTTTGACCTCGACCTTGTTACTTAACTTCCTTGGTCTGTTTCCTCATCCTGTATATAttacttaatttatattttaagactAGACTGTATAACTCTAAAGATCCTTGTGTTTTTTAATGTCTGAATCCAAAAGGCTGCCATACTACCAAACCTAATTAGCAGCATTGTGAGTGGGAATTGGAAATGCAAACACCTACTGTCAGTGTGTGAAGGAAGCAGTAGTAAATTGAAAGCACATGCTCCACCTAAGTAAACTTAGGCCGAGAATGataaagttttcagctttttgtacACTGAGCTGCTGAGTGGCAATAAAATACTTCTGTAAAATAGTGACATTGTTATCTTCCTTGGGAAGGTCATTACTGTAATTTGAGCAGATGTGAGAGCCTCTTTAATGTCAATTTGTTATTTTAGAAGTGACTTGGACACTTGTTGCACTTGATTGCAGATGTATAAATTTTAAACCcagacctttttttctctcattgaaTATGGTAATGCACTTCTACAATTTAGATTATTTTTACAGTTGTGCGTTATTGCAGAATGCGGAGAATTGAAGGAAGGTGATGACTGGGGAATATTCCCAAAAGATGGTTCTGGTGACAGTCATCCAGATTTCCCTGAGGATGCAGATACAGATTTAAAAGATGTGAGTACTTTCAGATTAGTCaaactttatttaaattattaaaacttGTAATACtaaaattttgacttttttttatcaGTCTGTATTAATGATGGAACCTAGCATTAACCCACATTACTTAACAAAATCCAACataatttgtattctttttttcatacaggtagataacattttattaataactgaagatttaaaaaatattggaaatactTTTTTCAAATCCCAAAACTGGGAGATGGCcattaaaaaatactcaaaagtTTTAaggtaatatattattttttagaacTTACAAATTGAATTATAAACTGAAATTCAagaattcattgtatttttttgcaAATAACTTTTCAGAGTAATCAGGTCTGTTGAAATAGTTGAATTTCTTTTGTTGCCTCCAGTatcttaatttgaaaaattaaaaaatacagcaaagttgaaggaataGTTCATGAATTCCCATGTACCTTTACCTGTGTTTATCAATTTTTAActtttgctattttcatttttgcagaattattttgaaaagaagttAGAAATACTATGACACATTACCCCTAATATTTTAGCAAGTATTTCTAAGAAAGGACATTCTTCTGTATAATCTTAATACTGTTGAAACATACCCCAAATAACATTGATACATTATCTAATGTTTAATCCATATTCAAATATCCCCagttcattgaattttttttttttttttttttagctccagAGTCCATTGTAGCATTTGGTTTTATGTCTTTAGTTTCCTCTAATCTTTAAAGATCCCAACCCTACAAATTGTTTTAGTCATTTGCATTTGACCTATTTAGAATTTTGGCGTTTGTTTAAAGCATGTGAGCCAGATATCTCTGTCTGAAAGGTACCTTTCTCCTTTTGTAAATAGTAAGTACTTTGTGAGGTTATATTGTGAGATTTTATGACTATCCAGTTCCTAACCATCCATTGTTGTTTAAGCATCATTGAAGGATCTTGCCTGAATGAGTTATTACATTAATAGTTGCAGAACTGTGATTTTCTTACTTCATCATTCATTCTAGTTACTAGCTGACATTGTTTTGTTTGAAAGGTCCCCTTCCCCTACCTTTGTTAGTATCACTATAGAACTGTGTTTTTCCAATTCAATCCATTATACTACCACCATCATCCTTTTTGATACTCAAAGGGTTCCGGATTTGTCCAGTGGAAGCCCCTTTTCCTGGTGCCTTTTGACATGTTCCTATTAGTCTTTGAGCACTCACTTGCTTTGTGgtacaagatgctccaggctcgACTCACATGTGACCTTGGTTCCAGGTCTGGTATCGGGggtttctccaaggagccctcaTTCTTTTTGGTTGGGGATAGACTTTAGAAACCAAAATCTGGAGGCTagctgtgtttattttttctgggCCTTTTCAGTGGGCAAAGTGAAGAAGTATATTAAGATAAAATTCAAATTGAACCCTTTTCCCCATTGCATCCCCTCTCCCACGTGAGAACCTTGGTTCCAAACATAATTACACTGGAAAGTACATAACGGAGAGaccctaaa
The DNA window shown above is from Manis javanica isolate MJ-LG chromosome 3, MJ_LKY, whole genome shotgun sequence and carries:
- the PPID gene encoding peptidyl-prolyl cis-trans isomerase D yields the protein MSHPSPQAKPSSPSNPRVFFDVDIAGERVGRIVLELFADIVPKTAENFRALCTGEKGIGPTTGKPLHFKGCPFHRIIKKFMIQGGDFSNQNGTGGESIYGEKFEDENFYYMHDKEGLLSMANAGCNTNGSQFFMTTVPTPHLDGKHVVFGQVIKGMGVARMLENVEVKGEKPTKLCVIAECGELKEGDDWGIFPKDGSGDSHPDFPEDADTDLKDVDNILLITEDLKNIGNTFFKSQNWEMAIKKYSKVLRYVEGSKAVTEKVDKLKLQPIALSCMLNIGACKLKMSDWQGAINSCLEALEIDPSNTKALYRKAQGWQGLKEYDQALADLKKAQEIAPEDKAIQAELLKVKQKIKAQKDKEKAAYAKMFA